From the Thamnophis elegans isolate rThaEle1 chromosome 11, rThaEle1.pri, whole genome shotgun sequence genome, one window contains:
- the DZIP1 gene encoding zinc finger protein DZIP1 isoform X1 encodes MAAAATSPPPGAALPPFQFRSRLEGPDWRRLSAVEVDRVAAEVNVAVLQEHLEHVTFCNAGRERCPHCQAPADPLLLKLLRLAQLCLEYLLHSQDYLSAQLRAGQELLRAADAHRDLLAKDVARGAQQIRLLKEECKRRKKMIATQQMMLQAGATYHQCQFCDKAFMNASFLHSHLQRRHSEEPVTADRKKKSHTYKLQEEINELKEQLQLTRSQLEAEQHAHVVKLSKEYEDRRSKEEEIRHLFHKWKDEEKEKLARELEKVKEMFMKEFKELTAKNSELENHLLEVQKSNQHLKSNLGTLKDTVELTDEKHRIAVDHQNVMQLLEKQEAKWSSKVQTLQEEHENEKHQIEKLASKKPVENLKLSEVKTSAQNFQPKSSPSSMHDFGIEAENQSVLPAVRLLSKERPESAVQEIEKQVPPKGKNTSHVIKTLKSDPSLTKELRTVLEQTLAEKLESLGIKSGVHGIPSDHLNRVLISVETAREERRKQVPDIQHIREKLERQVSFRVAEKSSCSRFLSNPHLSSEAKHRTTRLGTSLPTVFPRPVKRSSFAKHSPMQRTLPAENTSTPKTKKNMLKDDVSRKPPSTVTSPFSSEEEVEENDIRHSYISPELALHKASKDHSKDNLPRFAYRSDVNIPEDEVDLKPSRSSLLQNEMDEMEKFLLSQRKESKEIGGMNGGSSSIQACAQGVKFTHIEDEDDWDLSSLEDEKPLKNEKNKNVRAVEKNDPGAVSTTHEGGKPIKDEGRQDSDISSSPKCSLVTVTDWSDSSDI; translated from the exons atggcggcggcggcgaccTCTCCGCCGCCCGGGGCTGCCCTGCCTCCTTTCCAATTCCGCTCGCGGCTCGAAGGCCCGGATTGGCGCCGCCTGAGCGCCGTGGAAGTGGACCGCGTGGCGGCCGAAGTGAACGTTGCGGTGCTACAGGAGCACCTGGAGCACGTCACCTTCTGCAACGCCGGCCGCGAACGCTGCCCTCACTGCCAGGCGCCTGCCGACCCGCTGCTGCTGAAGCTCCTGCGCCTGGCCCAGCTCTGCCTCGAGTACCTGCTCCACTCCCAGGATTACCTCAGCGCCCAACTCCGCGCAGGGCAGGAGTTGCTCCGCGCCGCCGACGCTCACCGCGACCTGCTGGCCAAGGATGTGGCCCGCGGGGCCCAGCAGATCCGGCTGCTCAAGGAGGAGTGCAAGCGCCGCAAGAAGATGATCGCCACCCAGCAGATGATGCTCCAGGCCGGGGCCACCTATCACCAG TGTCAGTTTTGTGACAAAGCCTTTATGAACGCTTCTTTCCTGCACAGTCATTTGCAGCGTCGCCATTCAGAAGAACCAGTCACTG CAGATCGGAAGAAAAAATCACATACTTATAAACTGCAGGAGGAGATCAACGAACTGAAAGAGCAGTTACAACTTACCAGGTCTCAATTAGAAGCTGAACAACATGCCCATGTAGTCAAACTGTCTAAG GAATATGAAGATCGCCGATCCAAAGAGGAGGAGATTCGGCACTTATTTCACAAATGGAAAGAcgaagaaaaggagaaattggCCCGTGAACTTGAGAAGGTGAAAGAGATGTTTatgaaggaatttaaagaattaACTGCAAAAAATTCAGAATTAGAAAAT CATTTGCTAGAGGTACAAAAGTCCAACCAACATCTGAAATCCAATTTAGGCACTTTAAAAGATACCGTTGAATTAACAGATGAGAAACATCGGATTGCTGTGGATCATCAGAATGTAATGCAGCTTCTTGAAAAACAG GAAGCTAAGTGGTCTTCTAAGGTACAAACGCTTCAAGAAGAACATGAAAATGAAAAGCACCAG ATAGAAAAACTGGCTTCAAAAAAACCAGTAGAAAACTTAAAGTTATCTGAAG TGAAAACTTCAGCACAAAATTTTCAACCCAAATCAAGCCCATCATCCATGCATG ATTTTGGAATTGAAGCAGAAAATCAATCCGTTCTCCCAGCTGTAAGACTGTTATCAAAAGAGCGTCCAGAATCTGCTGTCCAAG AAATAGAAAAGCAAGTGCCCCCAAAAGGAAAGAATACATCTCACGTGATAAAGACCTTGAAGAGTGATCCTTCATTAACAAAAGAGCTGAGAACTGTTTTGGAGCAGACCCTAGCAGAAAAGTTGGAATCCTTGGGAATTAAATCC GGAGTACATGGCATCCCAAGTGATCATCTGAACAGAGTCTTAATATCTGTTGAGACTgctagagaagagagaaggaaacaaGTGCCTGACATTCAGCACATTCGAGAGAAACTTGAACGACAAGTCAGTTTCAGAGTTGCTGAAAAATCATCTTGCAGCAGATTTCTTTCCAACCCTCATCTTTCTTCAGAAG CTAAACACAGGACAACTCGCTTAGGAACTTCATTACCAACCGTTTTTCCCAGGCCAGTAAAACGTTCTTCCTTTGCCAAACATTCACCCATGCAAAGAACTTTGCCTGCTGAAAACACTTCGACCCCAAA AACCAAGAAGAATATGTTGAAGGATGACGTTTCTAGAAAGCCACCTAGTACGGT AACTTCTCCATTTAGCTCagaagaggaagtggaggaaAATGACATCAGGCACTCCTACATCTCACCTGAATTAGCTCTGCATAAGGCATCCAAGGACCACAGCAAAGACAATTTGCCAAGATTTGCATATCGGAGTGATGTAAACATCCCTGAAGATGAAGTAGATCTTAAGCCATCCAGAA GCTCTTTACTTCAAAATGAGATGGATGAAATGGAGAAGTTTCTTTTGAGCcaaagaaaggaaagcaaagaaaTTGGAGGAATGAATGGTGGTTCATCATCTATTCAAGCATGTGCCCAAGGAGTAAAG tttACACATATTGAAGATGAGGATGACTGGGATTTATCATCTCTGGAAGATGAAAAACCtttgaaaaatgagaaaaataagaaTGTACGTGCTGTTGAAAAGAATGATCCAGGTGCTGTGTCAACGACCCATGAAGGGGGAAAACCAATAAAGGATGAAG gACGTCAAGATTCAGATATCTCAAGCTCACCGAAATGCAGCTTGGTCACTGTTACAGATTGGAGTGACTCTTCGGATATTTGA
- the DZIP1 gene encoding zinc finger protein DZIP1 isoform X2: MAAAATSPPPGAALPPFQFRSRLEGPDWRRLSAVEVDRVAAEVNVAVLQEHLEHVTFCNAGRERCPHCQAPADPLLLKLLRLAQLCLEYLLHSQDYLSAQLRAGQELLRAADAHRDLLAKDVARGAQQIRLLKEECKRRKKMIATQQMMLQAGATYHQCQFCDKAFMNASFLHSHLQRRHSEEPVTDRKKKSHTYKLQEEINELKEQLQLTRSQLEAEQHAHVVKLSKEYEDRRSKEEEIRHLFHKWKDEEKEKLARELEKVKEMFMKEFKELTAKNSELENHLLEVQKSNQHLKSNLGTLKDTVELTDEKHRIAVDHQNVMQLLEKQEAKWSSKVQTLQEEHENEKHQIEKLASKKPVENLKLSEVKTSAQNFQPKSSPSSMHDFGIEAENQSVLPAVRLLSKERPESAVQEIEKQVPPKGKNTSHVIKTLKSDPSLTKELRTVLEQTLAEKLESLGIKSGVHGIPSDHLNRVLISVETAREERRKQVPDIQHIREKLERQVSFRVAEKSSCSRFLSNPHLSSEAKHRTTRLGTSLPTVFPRPVKRSSFAKHSPMQRTLPAENTSTPKTKKNMLKDDVSRKPPSTVTSPFSSEEEVEENDIRHSYISPELALHKASKDHSKDNLPRFAYRSDVNIPEDEVDLKPSRSSLLQNEMDEMEKFLLSQRKESKEIGGMNGGSSSIQACAQGVKFTHIEDEDDWDLSSLEDEKPLKNEKNKNVRAVEKNDPGAVSTTHEGGKPIKDEGRQDSDISSSPKCSLVTVTDWSDSSDI, translated from the exons atggcggcggcggcgaccTCTCCGCCGCCCGGGGCTGCCCTGCCTCCTTTCCAATTCCGCTCGCGGCTCGAAGGCCCGGATTGGCGCCGCCTGAGCGCCGTGGAAGTGGACCGCGTGGCGGCCGAAGTGAACGTTGCGGTGCTACAGGAGCACCTGGAGCACGTCACCTTCTGCAACGCCGGCCGCGAACGCTGCCCTCACTGCCAGGCGCCTGCCGACCCGCTGCTGCTGAAGCTCCTGCGCCTGGCCCAGCTCTGCCTCGAGTACCTGCTCCACTCCCAGGATTACCTCAGCGCCCAACTCCGCGCAGGGCAGGAGTTGCTCCGCGCCGCCGACGCTCACCGCGACCTGCTGGCCAAGGATGTGGCCCGCGGGGCCCAGCAGATCCGGCTGCTCAAGGAGGAGTGCAAGCGCCGCAAGAAGATGATCGCCACCCAGCAGATGATGCTCCAGGCCGGGGCCACCTATCACCAG TGTCAGTTTTGTGACAAAGCCTTTATGAACGCTTCTTTCCTGCACAGTCATTTGCAGCGTCGCCATTCAGAAGAACCAGTCACTG ATCGGAAGAAAAAATCACATACTTATAAACTGCAGGAGGAGATCAACGAACTGAAAGAGCAGTTACAACTTACCAGGTCTCAATTAGAAGCTGAACAACATGCCCATGTAGTCAAACTGTCTAAG GAATATGAAGATCGCCGATCCAAAGAGGAGGAGATTCGGCACTTATTTCACAAATGGAAAGAcgaagaaaaggagaaattggCCCGTGAACTTGAGAAGGTGAAAGAGATGTTTatgaaggaatttaaagaattaACTGCAAAAAATTCAGAATTAGAAAAT CATTTGCTAGAGGTACAAAAGTCCAACCAACATCTGAAATCCAATTTAGGCACTTTAAAAGATACCGTTGAATTAACAGATGAGAAACATCGGATTGCTGTGGATCATCAGAATGTAATGCAGCTTCTTGAAAAACAG GAAGCTAAGTGGTCTTCTAAGGTACAAACGCTTCAAGAAGAACATGAAAATGAAAAGCACCAG ATAGAAAAACTGGCTTCAAAAAAACCAGTAGAAAACTTAAAGTTATCTGAAG TGAAAACTTCAGCACAAAATTTTCAACCCAAATCAAGCCCATCATCCATGCATG ATTTTGGAATTGAAGCAGAAAATCAATCCGTTCTCCCAGCTGTAAGACTGTTATCAAAAGAGCGTCCAGAATCTGCTGTCCAAG AAATAGAAAAGCAAGTGCCCCCAAAAGGAAAGAATACATCTCACGTGATAAAGACCTTGAAGAGTGATCCTTCATTAACAAAAGAGCTGAGAACTGTTTTGGAGCAGACCCTAGCAGAAAAGTTGGAATCCTTGGGAATTAAATCC GGAGTACATGGCATCCCAAGTGATCATCTGAACAGAGTCTTAATATCTGTTGAGACTgctagagaagagagaaggaaacaaGTGCCTGACATTCAGCACATTCGAGAGAAACTTGAACGACAAGTCAGTTTCAGAGTTGCTGAAAAATCATCTTGCAGCAGATTTCTTTCCAACCCTCATCTTTCTTCAGAAG CTAAACACAGGACAACTCGCTTAGGAACTTCATTACCAACCGTTTTTCCCAGGCCAGTAAAACGTTCTTCCTTTGCCAAACATTCACCCATGCAAAGAACTTTGCCTGCTGAAAACACTTCGACCCCAAA AACCAAGAAGAATATGTTGAAGGATGACGTTTCTAGAAAGCCACCTAGTACGGT AACTTCTCCATTTAGCTCagaagaggaagtggaggaaAATGACATCAGGCACTCCTACATCTCACCTGAATTAGCTCTGCATAAGGCATCCAAGGACCACAGCAAAGACAATTTGCCAAGATTTGCATATCGGAGTGATGTAAACATCCCTGAAGATGAAGTAGATCTTAAGCCATCCAGAA GCTCTTTACTTCAAAATGAGATGGATGAAATGGAGAAGTTTCTTTTGAGCcaaagaaaggaaagcaaagaaaTTGGAGGAATGAATGGTGGTTCATCATCTATTCAAGCATGTGCCCAAGGAGTAAAG tttACACATATTGAAGATGAGGATGACTGGGATTTATCATCTCTGGAAGATGAAAAACCtttgaaaaatgagaaaaataagaaTGTACGTGCTGTTGAAAAGAATGATCCAGGTGCTGTGTCAACGACCCATGAAGGGGGAAAACCAATAAAGGATGAAG gACGTCAAGATTCAGATATCTCAAGCTCACCGAAATGCAGCTTGGTCACTGTTACAGATTGGAGTGACTCTTCGGATATTTGA